From one Rosa rugosa chromosome 4, drRosRugo1.1, whole genome shotgun sequence genomic stretch:
- the LOC133746521 gene encoding DELLA protein RGL1-like, whose amino-acid sequence MANAFFSFTPFDFEIQGGLSPPQLEDYDKEDTVMFNVGKGDHLFGLEDQLGEMNTPSDEHGFYLDNNKAKKGVVVSHLSKDQNQHHDLDNQQQQQQSKPNFLILDNFNFETVSSQHGFYHANKAGKDHQHHHHQEQQQYSKSSSSNLENFSSFDFTFPTGQVTQPVEDGALFTHSQIGGSDIVETNKKMPPPQSSLATLELLNSYGSAFKKLRGERQRSSKIVKGKEDDQNSSYVVSGKQKLSIEEVMRVAGARFVQFSSQGYEDFYMSMHPFGYALSGLCEEETKDVELAHLLLAAAEKVGYQQFERASRLLLQCEWLASFKGTPVQKVVCYFAEALRERIEKETGLYTSKGNEEMSHYVNGLGTNLAFIACHQEVPFHPVLQFAAIQTMIENVANESRIHLIDLEIRFGTQWTGLMEALAEREECPVELLTITAVGVRGKQNIKETGERLTSVALSLNLPFQFKEVIVSDMQDINDRLFDEIEDDQALVVYAPLVLRTMIPRPRCLENLMRVMRNINPSLMVVIEVEANHNSPSFVNRFIDALFYHSAFFDCVETCMTEGKGRVIMEGLLREGIRNIVAAEGSERVARSVKMDVWRAFFARFRMVEMSFSSTSLYQANEIAKKVSCTTLDKNGKCLTVGWKGTPIHSLSAWKFR is encoded by the coding sequence ATGGCAAATGCATTCTTCTCGTTCACACCATTTGATTTTGAAATCCAAGGCGGTTTGAGTCCACCCCAGCTTGAAGATTATGACAAAGAAGACACAGTAATGTTCAATGTTGGCAAGGGAGACCATTTGTTTGGTCTAGAAGATCAGTTGGGAGAAATGAATACTCCTTCTGATGAACATGGTTTCTACCTAGACAACAACAAGGCCAAGAAAGGAGTAGTAGTATCCCATTTGtccaaagatcaaaaccaacaCCATGATCTTGACAACCAACAGCAACAACAGCAATCCAAGCCAAACTTTTTGATTTTGGATAACTTCAACTTCGAGACTGTTTCTTCTCAACATGGTTTTTATCATGCCAATAAGGCCGGGAAGGATCACCAACACCACCATCACCAAGAACAGCAACAATATTCGAAGTCAAGTTCTTCAAATTTGGAGAATTTCAGCAGCTTTGATTTTACCTTTCCCACAGGACAAGTTACACAACCAGTTGAGGATGGTGCTCTGTTTACACACAGCCAGATAGGAGGCTCAGACATAGTTGAAACTAACAAGAAAATGCCGCCTCCTCAATCTTCTCTAGCAACACTGGAGCTCCTAAACAGTTATGGAAGCGCCTTCAAGAAGTTGAGGGGGGAAAGACAAAGAAGTAGCAAGATAGTTAAAGGCAAAGAAGATGATCAAAACAGCAGCTATGTTGTTAGTGGTAAACAGAAACTATCAATCGAAGAGGTCATGAGGGTTGCTGGAGCAAGGTTTGTGCAATTCTCTAGTCAGGGGTATGAAGACTTTTACATGTCTATGCACCCTTTTGGCTATGCACTTTCAGGTCTTTGCGAAGAAGAAACGAAAGATGTAGAACTTGCTCACTTACTCTTAGCTGCAGCAGAGAAAGTAGGGTACCAACAATTTGAAAGAGCAAGCAGATTACTTCTGCAGTGTGAATGGCTTGCATCCTTCAAAGGCACTCCTGTTCAGAAAGTTGTGTGCTACTTTGCCGAGGCACTTCGTGAGAGGATTGAAAAAGAAACAGGACTCTATACATCTAAGGGAAATGAAGAAATGTCTCATTATGTAAATGGTTTGGGGACAAACCTTGCATTCATCGCATGCCACCAAGAAGTCCCTTTCCATCCAGTACTGCAGTTCGCGGCAATCCAAACCATGATAGAAAATGTTGCAAATGAGAGTAGGATCCATTTAATTGATCTTGAAATCAGGTTTGGTACGCAATGGACAGGGTTGATGGAAGCACTAGCAGAACGTGAGGAATGCCCGGTTGAGCTTCTTACAATTACTGCTGTGGGAGTTAGAGGCAAACAGAATATAAAGGAGACAGGGGAGAGGTTGACAAGTGTTGCATTGTCCTTGAACCTACCCTTTCAATTTAAGGAAGTTATTGTTTCAGACATGCAAGACATTAATGACCGTTTATTCGATGAAATTGAAGATGACCAAGCTTTGGTTGTGTACGCGCCATTAGTACTGAGGACAATGATACCAAGGCCTAGGTGCTTGGAGAACTTGATGAGGGTGATGAGAAATATCAACCCTTCTTTGATGGTGGTCATTGAAGTGGAAGCTAACCATAACTCACCATCGTTTGTGAACCGTTTCATTGATGCATTGTTTTACCATAGTGCATTTTTCGATTGCGTTGAAACCTGTATGACAGAGGGGAAGGGTAGGGTGATCATGGAAGGCTTGTTGCGAGAGGGAATCCGGAACATAGTGGCGGCTGAAGGGAGTGAAAGGGTTGCTCGAAGTGTGAAGATGGATGTGTGGAGGGCCTTCTTTGCGAGGTTTAGAATGGTGGAAATGAGCTTTAGTAGCACATCATTGTATCAAGCTAATGAGATTGCTAAAAAGGTCAGTTGCACAACACTTGATAAAAATGGAAAATGTCTCACTGTTGGGTGGAAGGGAACCCCAATTCATTCGCTTTCAGCTTGGAAGTTCCGTTGA